One Syntrophorhabdaceae bacterium genomic window, GGAAAACGAAAAAGATATTGCCGATGATAAAGGCGCTGAAACAAAAGAAGAGACATCCCGGACGAACGCAAAAGAAGACGAATTTTTTCCGGAATTGACATTTGCCACCTTTCTTCTTTCCCTTTCCACTTCTGCTATCGTGAGTCTTGGAGAATTGCCTGATCCGTTAAAAAATGAACAGTGTGTTAATCTCTCC contains:
- a CDS encoding DUF1844 domain-containing protein, whose product is MENEKDIADDKGAETKEETSRTNAKEDEFFPELTFATFLLSLSTSAIVSLGELPDPLKNEQCVNLSLAKQTISIIEILKEKTKGNLDDDEDRLIEGILYDLRLKYVNAA